Within the Armatimonadota bacterium genome, the region GCACTTCCCGCAACAGCGCCCTCGAAGCCTCGTAACCAGTGCCGTTGGCACGCTCCATGCCGAGTATGAAATTCCCCAGCTCCATGTCGGCGCCGCAAATCTTCGGGCATCGCTCGACGCCTGCGTCGGGCTCCGCTGAATGCCGGTCTTCGCTCATTACTATCCCCTTTCGCTCACTGGGTCACGCGATATGCAGGTATCGGTGCGCCTGCACCCCTCCGGCGACTCTCTCCACGGCCACGACGTCCACGTCCTGCGGAAGGTCGAACAGGTAGGCGTGCGCGTTTCGGACGCTCAGGGTCGTCGCCAGCCTTTCCATCGCCTGAGACACCGCGCGGTCCATGTCCGAGACCCTCATCCCGCGTGGGCCGCCGGTCGCCTCGCGACACGCCGCAGCCGTCTTGGCGGATTCGCAGATCTGCTTGATGAGCCGCCCGCTTACAAGCTCTCCTGCGGTCACCCGGCGAACGCTTCCGTCACGGAACCTGATGTCGGCCAAGTCGCCTCCGCCGTTCGGGCTGTACAGCCTCGCCACGGCGGCATCCACTATGTCCCGGCGGGTCTCCGCGGGCGAGCCGCTGTCGGAGGCATAGGGCATCTCCTCGGATAGGTGAATCTCGAAGATGGCCCTCGCGCCCCGGGCATCGGGCCGGGGCACGTATATCTCCGTCGCCGAAAGACGGTCCAAGAATGCAGGGTCCATCAGGTCCTTGCGGTTCGTCGCGGCCAGGAAAGCCACGTTGCCCCGGTCCACGAAGCCCTCCAACTGAGTCAAGAGCGCCCCAAGCGCGCGGTCCGAGTGCTGGCCGACGACGCTGCCCCGAACTCGCCCTATAGCGTCTATTTCGTCCAGGAACACCAGCACGTAGCCGTCCTCGGCGGCCTCGCGAATCGTGCTGAAGAAGTTGCGGATGTTCTCCTCGGTCTTCCCGACCCACATGGAGTCCCAGTCGCCGGGATTTACGATGCCGAGCCGGCACTTCCTGCCGGTTATCCGGGATATCTCGGAGGCGGCGACGCGGGCCATGGTCGTCTTGCCGCACCCCGGCGGCCCGACCAACAGGACCGAATAGCTCTTCTCCATGTGGTAGGACTTGGCTAGACCCGGAGCCTTCAGGGTCAGCGTGAGCCGGTCGAGAAGCTCGTCCACACATTCTTCCTGGCCGCCGATCATGTCCGTGCTGATATCCGGAATCTCGTACTGGAGCAGCTTGTCGGCCCCGGGCGCTTCGAGCCGCTCGAGCAGCATCCACGCCGACCTGTCCCAGCGCACGGGGTCGCCGATCTTCAACCCGACGTCCTTCATCGCGTCGGCAAGCTCGACGACCATCTCGATGTCCCTGTCCTTGATCACGGCG harbors:
- a CDS encoding AAA family ATPase, which produces MLRRLAHVPGLDTLFATGEGAPPIEERLALIGRIRGLSPEAAAELDQLMLSRLDALKTGAEQARADLIEARTAIEMLGATPWTPAVYLYATRVGDRTLAMTLANNTRHLVEFADGIRPESLHAGDEVFLSNGMNAIMGKSEAGVVGWGEVAVFDRYTSDGRAVIKDRDIEMVVELADAMKDVGLKIGDPVRWDRSAWMLLERLEAPGADKLLQYEIPDISTDMIGGQEECVDELLDRLTLTLKAPGLAKSYHMEKSYSVLLVGPPGCGKTTMARVAASEISRITGRKCRLGIVNPGDWDSMWVGKTEENIRNFFSTIREAAEDGYVLVFLDEIDAIGRVRGSVVGQHSDRALGALLTQLEGFVDRGNVAFLAATNRKDLMDPAFLDRLSATEIYVPRPDARGARAIFEIHLSEEMPYASDSGSPAETRRDIVDAAVARLYSPNGGGDLADIRFRDGSVRRVTAGELVSGRLIKQICESAKTAAACREATGGPRGMRVSDMDRAVSQAMERLATTLSVRNAHAYLFDLPQDVDVVAVERVAGGVQAHRYLHIA